One Coregonus clupeaformis isolate EN_2021a chromosome 21, ASM2061545v1, whole genome shotgun sequence DNA window includes the following coding sequences:
- the LOC121535513 gene encoding alpha/beta hydrolase domain-containing protein 17A, which translates to MNGLSIRELCCLFCCPPCPSRIAAKLAFLPPEPTYSMLPDPEATAAAAAGTTPGGAPPSLGAPGLRSRLGGGAGDRGGGGGGGGGGGEGRWKLHLTERAEFQYTQRELDMTDVFLTRSSRGNRVGCMYIRCAPNARFTVLFSHGNAVDLGQMSSFYIGLGTRINCNIFSYDYSGYGVSTGKPSEKNLYADIDAAWHALRSRYGISPENIILYGQSIGTVPTVDLASRFECAAVVLHSPLTSGMRVAFPDTKKTYCFDAFPNIEKVSKIPSPVLIIHGTEDEVIDFSHGLALFERCPKAVEPLWVEGAGHNDIELYSQYLERLRRFINQDLAAAHT; encoded by the exons ATGAACGGCCTGTCCATTAGAGAGCTCTGCTGCCTGTTCTGCTGCCCTCCTTGCCCCAGCCGCATCGCAGCCAAGCTGGCCTTCCTCCCTCCAGAGCCCACCTACTCCATGCTTCCTGACCCAGAGGCTACAGCTGCGGCAGCAGCCGGGACCACGCCTGGGGGTGCTCCCCCCTCTCTGGGGGCTCCGGGCCTGCGCTCCCGGCTGGGTGGTGGTGCGGGAGacagaggtggtggtggagggggaggaggtggaggtggagagggcAGGTGGAAGCTCCATCTGACAGAGAGGGCAGAGTTCCAGTACACCCAGAGAGAGCTGGACATGACAGACGTGTTCCTGACCAGGTCCAGCCGGGGGAACAGGGTGGGCTGCATGTACATCCGATGTGCTCCCAACGCCAG GTTCACAGTGCTATTCTCCCATGGTAATGCAGTAGACCTGGGTCAGATGAGTAGCTTCTACATTGGCCTGGGAACGCGTATCAACTGCAACATCTTCTCCTACGACTACTCTGGCTACGGTGTCAGCACTGGCAAACCCTCAGAGAAGAACCTCTACGCTGACATAGACGCTGCCTGGCACGCCCTGCGCTCACG gtaTGGCATCAGCCCAGAGAACATCATCCTGTACGGGCAGAGTATTGGCACGGTACCGACGGTGGACCTGGCATCCAGGTTTGAGTGTGCTGCTGTGGTGCTCCACTCCCCTCTCACCTCTGGCATGAGGGTTGCTTTCCCCGACACCAAGAAGACCTACTGCTTCGACGCCTTCCCcaa CATAGAGAAGGTGTCTAAGATCCCGTCCCCGGTGCTGATCATCCACGGGACGGAGGACGAGGTGATAGACTTCTCCCACGGCCTGGCTCTGTTTGAGCGCTGTCCCAAGGCCGTGGAGCCCCTGTGGGTGGAGGGGGCGGGGCACAACGACATAGAGCTGTACAGCCAATACCTGGAGAGACTACGACGCTTCATCAACCAAGACCTGGCCGCAGCACAcacctga